The following are encoded together in the Humulus lupulus chromosome 5, drHumLupu1.1, whole genome shotgun sequence genome:
- the LOC133779158 gene encoding uncharacterized protein LOC133779158 translates to MSENQGPELLPIDPEIELIVVDDRDCAISQYALPLFNELNLGIIRPEIQATQFELKPVMFQMLQTVGQFSGMPTKDPHLHLRLFIEVSDSFKMPRVTEDALRLKLFPYSLRESARAWLNFLPSESMSTWQELTE, encoded by the exons ATGAGCGAGAATCAAGGCCCTGAACTACTTCCCATTGATCCAGAAATTGAGC TTATTGTGGTTGATGACAGAGATTGTGCTATCAGTCAATATGCTCTCCCCCTCTTCAATGAGCTCAATCTGGGCATCATTAGACCAGAAATTCAGGCAACCCAGTTTGAATTAAAGCCAGTCATGTTCCAGATGCTTCAAACTGTGGGCCAGTTTAGTGGGATGCCAacaaaggatcctcaccttcacctTCGCTTGTTCATTGAAGTGAGTGACTCTTTCAAGATGCCTAGAGTGACAGAGGATGCACTGAGACTAAAGTTGTTTCCATACTCCTTGAGAGAGAGTGCTAGAGCTTGGTTGAACTTTTTACCATCTGAGTCTATGAGTACTTGGCAGGAGTTGACTGAGTAG